Proteins from a single region of Streptomyces vinaceus:
- a CDS encoding beta-ketoacyl-[acyl-carrier-protein] synthase family protein, which translates to MSPTNRTVVVTGIGATTPLGGDSASTWEGLLAGRSGVKPLEGERFAELPVRIAAPAAVDPSEVLPRPMARKLDRSAQFAVIAAREAWADAGYTAPAGEDAAIMPERLGTVIASGIGGVTTLLDQYDVLKEKGVRRVSPHTVPMLMPNGPSANVGLEVNAQAGVHTPVSACASGAEAIGYAVEMIRTGRADVVVAGGTEAAIHPLPIAAFANMMAMSKNNENPQQASRPYDKARDGFVLGEGAGVVILESAEHAAARGARVYCEVLGQGLSADSHHIAQPEPTGRGVAAAVQNLLDNTGLDPAELVHLNAHATSTPQGDTAELKALRKVLGDDLDHIAISATKSMTGHLLGGAGGIETVATVLALYHRIAPATINVDELDEDIDADIVVGEPRKLPADGPISAINNSFGFGGHNVTLAFRTV; encoded by the coding sequence GTGAGCCCGACCAATCGCACCGTGGTCGTCACCGGTATCGGCGCAACCACTCCGCTGGGTGGCGACAGCGCTTCGACCTGGGAAGGTCTGCTCGCCGGTCGTTCCGGCGTCAAGCCCCTTGAGGGCGAACGCTTCGCCGAACTCCCGGTTCGTATCGCCGCCCCGGCCGCCGTGGACCCCAGTGAGGTCCTGCCGCGCCCGATGGCCCGCAAGCTGGACCGCTCGGCCCAGTTCGCCGTCATCGCCGCCCGTGAGGCGTGGGCCGATGCCGGCTACACCGCCCCGGCGGGCGAGGACGCCGCCATCATGCCCGAACGCCTGGGCACCGTGATCGCCTCCGGTATCGGCGGCGTCACCACCCTGCTCGACCAGTACGACGTACTGAAGGAGAAGGGTGTGCGCCGGGTCTCCCCGCACACCGTCCCCATGCTCATGCCGAACGGCCCGTCGGCCAACGTCGGCCTGGAGGTGAACGCCCAGGCGGGCGTGCACACCCCGGTCAGCGCCTGTGCCTCGGGCGCCGAGGCCATCGGCTACGCCGTCGAGATGATCCGTACCGGCCGCGCCGACGTGGTCGTCGCGGGCGGCACCGAGGCGGCGATCCACCCGCTGCCCATCGCCGCCTTCGCCAACATGATGGCGATGTCCAAGAACAACGAGAACCCGCAGCAGGCCTCCCGCCCGTACGACAAGGCCCGCGACGGCTTCGTCCTCGGCGAGGGCGCGGGCGTCGTCATCCTGGAGTCCGCCGAGCACGCCGCCGCGCGCGGCGCCCGGGTCTACTGCGAGGTGCTGGGCCAGGGTCTGTCCGCGGACAGCCACCACATCGCGCAGCCGGAGCCGACCGGCCGCGGTGTCGCGGCCGCGGTGCAGAACCTGCTGGACAACACGGGTCTGGACCCGGCCGAGCTGGTCCACCTGAACGCGCACGCCACGTCGACCCCGCAGGGTGACACGGCCGAGCTGAAGGCCCTGCGCAAGGTCCTGGGCGACGACCTCGACCACATCGCGATCTCCGCGACCAAGTCGATGACCGGCCACCTGCTCGGCGGCGCCGGCGGTATCGAGACCGTCGCGACCGTGCTCGCGCTGTACCACCGGATCGCCCCGGCGACCATCAACGTCGACGAGCTCGACGAGGACATCGACGCGGACATCGTCGTCGGCGAGCCGCGCAAGCTGCCGGCCGACGGCCCGATCTCCGCGATCAACAACTCGTTCGGCTTCGGCGGCCACAACGTCACCCTGGCCTTCCGGACCGTCTAG
- a CDS encoding acyl carrier protein produces the protein MAATQEEIIEGLAEIVNEIAGIPVEDVEAGKSFTDDLDVDSLSMVEVVVAAEERFDVKIPDEDVKNLKTVGDAADYILNNQA, from the coding sequence ATGGCCGCCACGCAGGAAGAGATCATCGAGGGTCTCGCGGAGATCGTCAACGAGATCGCCGGCATCCCCGTCGAGGACGTCGAGGCCGGGAAGTCGTTCACCGACGACCTGGACGTCGACTCGCTCTCCATGGTCGAGGTCGTCGTCGCCGCCGAAGAGCGCTTCGACGTCAAGATCCCGGACGAGGACGTCAAGAACCTCAAGACGGTCGGCGACGCCGCGGACTACATCCTGAACAACCAGGCCTGA
- a CDS encoding ketoacyl-ACP synthase III, which translates to MSKIKPAKGSPYARILGVGGYRPTRVVSNEVILETIDSSDEWIRSRSGIATRHWASPQETVAAMSVEASGKALADAGVSPEQIGAVIVSTVSHFKQTPAVATEIAHRIGAVKPAAFDISAGCAGFGYGLTLAKGLVIEGSAQYVLVIGVERLSDLTDLEDRATAFLFGDGAGAVVVGPSDEPAIGPTVWGSEGDKSETIKQTVPWDEYRSTDSDQKFPAITQEGQAVFRWAVFEMAKVAQQALDAAGITAEDLDVFIPHQANMRIIDSMVKTLKLPEHVTVARDVETTGNTSAASIPLAMERLLATGAAKSGDTALVIGFGAGLVYAATVVTLP; encoded by the coding sequence ATGTCGAAGATCAAGCCTGCCAAGGGCTCCCCGTACGCCCGCATTCTCGGCGTCGGCGGCTACCGCCCGACCCGTGTGGTCTCCAACGAGGTCATCCTGGAGACGATCGACTCGTCCGACGAGTGGATCCGCTCCCGCTCGGGCATCGCGACCCGGCACTGGGCCTCGCCCCAGGAGACCGTCGCCGCGATGTCGGTGGAGGCCTCCGGCAAGGCGCTGGCCGACGCGGGCGTCTCGCCCGAGCAGATCGGCGCCGTGATCGTCTCGACGGTCTCGCACTTCAAGCAGACCCCGGCCGTCGCGACGGAGATCGCGCACCGCATCGGCGCGGTCAAGCCCGCCGCGTTCGACATCTCCGCGGGCTGCGCCGGCTTCGGCTACGGCCTGACGCTGGCCAAGGGCCTCGTGATCGAGGGCTCGGCCCAGTACGTCCTCGTGATCGGCGTGGAGCGGCTGTCGGACCTGACCGACCTGGAGGACCGCGCGACGGCCTTCCTGTTCGGCGACGGCGCCGGCGCCGTGGTCGTCGGCCCCTCGGACGAGCCCGCCATAGGCCCCACGGTGTGGGGTTCGGAGGGCGACAAGTCCGAGACGATCAAGCAGACCGTGCCGTGGGACGAGTACCGCAGCACGGACAGCGACCAGAAGTTTCCGGCCATCACGCAGGAGGGTCAGGCGGTCTTCCGCTGGGCCGTCTTCGAGATGGCCAAGGTGGCCCAGCAGGCGCTCGACGCGGCCGGGATCACCGCCGAGGACCTGGACGTCTTCATCCCGCACCAGGCAAACATGCGGATCATCGACTCGATGGTGAAGACTCTGAAGCTGCCGGAGCACGTCACGGTCGCCCGTGACGTGGAGACCACCGGCAACACGTCGGCCGCCTCGATCCCGCTCGCCATGGAGCGGCTCCTGGCGACCGGAGCGGCGAAGAGCGGCGACACCGCGCTCGTCATCGGCTTCGGGGCGGGGCTCGTCTACGCCGCGACGGTCGTTACCCTCCCCTAG
- a CDS encoding ACP S-malonyltransferase → MLVLVAPGQGAQTPGFLTPWLDLPGAADRVAAWSDAIGLDLAHYGTKADADEIRDTAVAQPLLVAAGLLSASALGSRGAFGAVAGHSVGEITAAAYAGVLSDADALSFVRTRGLAMAEAAAVTETGMAAVLGGDQAVVVAHLEKLGLTPANINGAGQIVAAGTMEQIDALVAEKPEGSMKVVALKVAGAFHTHHMAPAVATLEKAAQALAPADPELNYVSNKDGHVVTTGADVVARLVGQVANPVRWDLCMETFGELGVTGIIELSPGGTLTGLAKRALKGVPSVALKTPDDLEKAAALLAEHAV, encoded by the coding sequence GTGCTCGTACTCGTCGCTCCCGGCCAAGGCGCACAGACGCCCGGCTTCCTGACTCCCTGGCTCGACCTCCCCGGCGCCGCTGACCGCGTCGCCGCCTGGTCGGACGCCATCGGGCTCGACCTTGCCCACTACGGCACGAAGGCGGACGCGGACGAGATCCGCGACACGGCGGTGGCCCAGCCGCTGCTGGTGGCCGCCGGTCTCCTGTCCGCCTCCGCACTCGGTTCCCGCGGCGCCTTCGGCGCCGTCGCGGGCCACAGCGTCGGCGAGATCACCGCCGCCGCGTACGCCGGTGTGCTGTCCGACGCGGACGCGCTGTCCTTCGTACGGACGCGCGGTCTGGCGATGGCCGAGGCCGCCGCCGTCACCGAGACGGGCATGGCCGCGGTGCTCGGGGGCGACCAGGCGGTCGTCGTCGCGCACCTGGAGAAGCTGGGTCTGACCCCGGCGAACATCAACGGCGCGGGCCAGATCGTCGCCGCAGGAACGATGGAGCAGATCGACGCCCTGGTGGCCGAGAAGCCCGAGGGTTCCATGAAGGTCGTCGCCCTCAAGGTCGCGGGCGCCTTCCACACGCACCACATGGCTCCCGCGGTCGCCACGCTGGAGAAGGCCGCGCAGGCCCTCGCCCCGGCCGACCCGGAGCTGAATTACGTCTCGAACAAGGACGGCCACGTCGTCACCACGGGCGCCGACGTCGTCGCCCGCCTGGTCGGCCAGGTCGCGAACCCGGTCCGCTGGGACCTGTGCATGGAGACGTTCGGCGAGCTGGGCGTCACCGGGATCATCGAGCTCAGCCCGGGTGGCACTCTTACGGGTCTGGCCAAGCGCGCGCTCAAGGGCGTGCCGAGCGTGGCCCTGAAGACCCCGGACGATCTCGAAAAGGCCGCCGCGCTCCTCGCCGAGCACGCGGTCTGA
- a CDS encoding PucR family transcriptional regulator, with protein MSQPEREHSPAHPAPAHPHAATLRRLEKSSGRLAANAIARMDETLPWYRAMPPENRSWIGLVAQAGIAAFTEWFRHPETPQAISTDVFGTAPRELTRAITLRQTVEMVRTTIEVMETAIEEVAAPGDESILREALLVYAREIAFATAQVYAQAAEARGAWDARLESLVVNAVLSGEADEGALSRAAALGWNSPEHVCVVLGTAPEGDSELTVEAIRRAARHHKLQVLTGVLGDRLVVIAGGSDNPIQVAKSLIGPFAAGPVVAGPVVADLLNATKSAQAAAAGLKACTAWQDAPRPVLADDLLPERAIASDPSAREQLVEEIYRPLEEAGSALLETLSVYLEQASSLEGAARMLFVHPNTVRYRLRRVTDVTGWSPSDVRSAFTLRIALILGRLADGDPQS; from the coding sequence GTGTCCCAACCCGAACGTGAGCATTCCCCCGCGCATCCCGCTCCCGCCCATCCGCACGCCGCGACGCTGCGCCGGCTGGAGAAGTCCTCCGGCCGGCTCGCCGCGAACGCGATCGCGCGCATGGACGAGACCCTGCCGTGGTACCGGGCGATGCCCCCGGAGAACCGGTCCTGGATCGGTCTGGTCGCGCAAGCCGGTATCGCCGCGTTCACCGAGTGGTTCCGGCACCCGGAGACTCCGCAGGCGATCTCGACGGACGTCTTCGGGACGGCTCCGCGCGAGCTGACCCGGGCGATCACCCTGCGCCAGACCGTGGAGATGGTCCGCACGACGATCGAGGTCATGGAGACCGCGATCGAGGAGGTCGCGGCCCCGGGCGACGAGTCGATCCTGCGCGAGGCGCTGCTGGTGTACGCCCGGGAGATCGCGTTCGCGACGGCCCAGGTGTACGCGCAGGCCGCCGAGGCGCGCGGGGCGTGGGACGCCCGGCTGGAGTCCCTCGTCGTGAACGCGGTGCTGTCCGGCGAGGCCGACGAGGGCGCACTCTCGCGGGCCGCCGCGCTTGGCTGGAATTCGCCGGAGCACGTGTGCGTGGTGCTCGGTACCGCGCCGGAGGGCGACAGCGAGCTGACGGTCGAGGCGATCCGGCGGGCGGCCCGCCACCACAAGCTCCAGGTCCTGACGGGCGTGCTCGGGGACCGCCTCGTCGTGATCGCGGGCGGCAGCGACAACCCGATCCAGGTGGCGAAGTCGCTGATCGGGCCGTTCGCTGCGGGTCCGGTGGTGGCCGGTCCGGTGGTGGCGGACCTGCTGAACGCGACCAAGTCGGCGCAGGCGGCGGCGGCCGGGCTGAAGGCCTGTACGGCCTGGCAGGACGCCCCGCGCCCGGTGCTCGCGGACGATCTCCTGCCCGAGCGCGCGATCGCCTCGGATCCCTCCGCCCGGGAGCAATTGGTGGAGGAGATCTACAGACCGCTGGAAGAGGCGGGCTCCGCGTTGCTGGAGACGCTGAGCGTGTATCTGGAGCAGGCGAGCAGTCTGGAGGGCGCGGCACGGATGTTGTTCGTGCACCCCAACACGGTGCGCTACCGGCTGCGACGTGTGACCGACGTCACCGGCTGGTCGCCGTCGGATGTCCGATCTGCGTTCACGCTGCGGATCGCCTTGATCCTCGGGCGTCTGGCCGACGGCGATCCGCAGTCCTAG
- a CDS encoding pirin family protein, translating into MIDVRRGADRYAGGDPDAGITTAHAFSFGAHYDPDNLRFGPVLACNEEVLVPGAGFDEHPHSHTEIVTWVVEGELTHKGSTGESTVVRPGDVQHLAAGSGARHIERNDGAVPLRFVQTWLAPLAAGGEPSYALVRQIAEGAPYEIPAAGAVLHVRRPGAGERIAVPAAERVYLHVVRGDLRLDGEELGPGDSARITGEAGLEIVAGSPGELLIWELP; encoded by the coding sequence ATGATTGACGTACGCCGCGGGGCCGACCGGTACGCGGGCGGGGATCCGGACGCCGGGATCACCACCGCGCACGCCTTCTCCTTCGGCGCCCACTACGATCCGGACAACCTGCGCTTCGGCCCGGTCCTGGCCTGCAACGAGGAGGTGCTGGTCCCGGGCGCCGGCTTCGACGAGCACCCGCACAGCCACACCGAGATCGTGACCTGGGTCGTCGAGGGCGAGCTCACGCACAAGGGCAGCACCGGCGAGAGCACGGTGGTCCGGCCCGGTGACGTGCAGCACCTGGCCGCCGGATCCGGGGCCCGGCACATCGAGCGCAACGACGGCGCGGTACCGCTGCGCTTCGTGCAGACGTGGCTCGCGCCGCTGGCCGCCGGCGGGGAGCCCTCGTACGCGCTGGTCCGGCAGATCGCCGAAGGCGCCCCGTACGAGATCCCCGCGGCCGGCGCCGTCCTGCACGTGCGCAGGCCCGGGGCGGGCGAGCGGATCGCCGTACCGGCGGCGGAGCGGGTCTACCTGCACGTGGTACGCGGGGACCTGCGCCTGGACGGGGAGGAGCTCGGTCCCGGGGACTCGGCGCGGATCACCGGCGAAGCGGGTCTGGAGATCGTCGCCGGATCCCCGGGCGAGCTGCTGATCTGGGAGCTGCCGTAG
- a CDS encoding serine hydrolase domain-containing protein — MQSLRTIENWPVPTAAAAVVRADGSLAGSHGPLDHRFALASVTKPLAAYAALVAYEEGAVELDEPAGPEGSTVRHLLAHTSGLAFDEHRAMAAPGTRRLYSNAGFEVLGDHITKATGIPFAEYVHQAVFEPLGMASTTLEGSPAKDGVSTVSDLVRFAAELQAPRLLDVRTVAEATSVVHPGLKGVLPGYGIQSPNDWGLGVEIRDGKSPHWTGASSSPRTFGHFGQAGTFLWVDPDARAACVALADRAFGPWAVEAWPPFTDAVLAELAAR, encoded by the coding sequence CTGCAGAGCCTGCGGACCATCGAGAACTGGCCGGTACCGACCGCCGCGGCGGCCGTCGTGCGCGCCGACGGGAGCCTGGCCGGCTCCCACGGCCCCCTGGACCACCGCTTCGCGCTGGCTTCGGTGACCAAGCCGCTCGCCGCGTACGCCGCGCTCGTCGCGTACGAGGAGGGTGCCGTCGAGCTGGACGAGCCGGCCGGGCCCGAGGGCTCGACGGTCCGTCACCTGCTCGCGCACACCAGCGGGCTGGCCTTCGACGAGCACCGCGCGATGGCCGCGCCCGGTACGCGCCGGCTGTACTCGAACGCCGGTTTCGAGGTGCTCGGCGACCACATCACCAAGGCGACGGGCATCCCGTTCGCGGAGTACGTGCACCAGGCGGTGTTCGAGCCGCTCGGCATGGCGTCGACCACGCTGGAGGGCTCGCCCGCCAAGGACGGGGTCTCGACGGTCTCCGACCTCGTCCGGTTCGCCGCCGAGCTCCAGGCCCCGCGGCTGCTGGACGTGCGCACGGTCGCGGAGGCCACCTCGGTCGTCCACCCGGGGCTCAAGGGGGTGCTCCCGGGGTACGGGATCCAGTCCCCGAACGACTGGGGGCTCGGCGTGGAGATCCGCGACGGCAAGTCCCCGCACTGGACGGGCGCCTCCTCCTCGCCGCGCACCTTCGGGCACTTCGGGCAGGCCGGCACCTTCCTGTGGGTGGACCCGGACGCCCGCGCCGCGTGCGTGGCGCTGGCCGACCGCGCCTTCGGCCCGTGGGCCGTGGAGGCCTGGCCCCCGTTCACCGACGCGGTCCTCGCCGAGCTCGCCGCCCGCTGA
- a CDS encoding MerR family transcriptional regulator, whose product MSLTQTRYTISEVEARTGLTQHTLRWYERIGLMPHVDRSHSGQRRFSDKDLHWLAFVGKLRATGMSVADMVRYAELVREGEHTVDQRRELLEQTRREVRARITELNDALAVLDFKIDMYAKGTTAGKATRP is encoded by the coding sequence ATGAGCCTGACGCAGACGCGGTACACGATCAGCGAAGTCGAGGCCCGGACCGGTCTGACCCAGCACACGCTGCGCTGGTACGAGCGGATCGGCCTGATGCCGCATGTGGACCGCTCGCACTCGGGACAGCGCCGGTTCAGCGACAAGGACCTCCACTGGCTGGCCTTCGTGGGCAAGCTGCGCGCCACCGGGATGTCGGTGGCCGACATGGTCCGCTACGCCGAACTCGTGCGCGAGGGTGAGCACACCGTCGACCAGCGGCGCGAGCTGCTGGAGCAGACGCGGCGCGAGGTGCGTGCGCGCATCACGGAGCTGAACGACGCGCTCGCCGTACTGGATTTCAAGATCGACATGTATGCCAAGGGCACGACCGCGGGGAAGGCGACACGACCATGA
- a CDS encoding aldo/keto reductase translates to MTQNTTIEQVELGKGGPLVGVQGLGCMGMSEFYGETDEARARDTLEAALATGVTLFDTADSYGRGANEKFIAPFVAEHRDEITLATKFGIERTDDPQHRGIRNDRAYIRQAVEDSLRRLGTDVIDLYYMHRRDPAVPLAESVGTMAELVQEGKVRHLGLSEVTGSELREAYEVHPIAALQSEWSLFSRDVERTAVGAAAELGVAFVPYSPLGRGFLTGSFADAAADLSAADFRRFQPRFTGDNAKANAALLAPVREIAQAHGATPAQIALAWVQQRAQVHGLTVVPIPGTRKTNRLAENTAATRITLTPAELELLEPIAGQVAGDRYPDMTWTSAGREG, encoded by the coding sequence ATGACGCAGAACACCACCATCGAGCAGGTCGAACTCGGCAAGGGGGGCCCGCTGGTGGGCGTCCAGGGCCTCGGCTGCATGGGCATGAGCGAGTTCTACGGGGAGACCGACGAGGCGCGGGCCCGCGACACCCTGGAGGCGGCCCTGGCCACCGGGGTCACCCTCTTCGACACCGCGGACAGTTACGGGCGCGGCGCCAACGAGAAGTTCATCGCGCCGTTCGTGGCCGAGCACCGGGACGAGATCACCCTCGCCACCAAGTTCGGCATCGAGCGCACCGACGACCCGCAGCACCGCGGCATCCGCAACGACCGCGCGTACATCCGCCAGGCCGTCGAGGACAGCCTGCGCCGGCTCGGTACCGATGTCATCGACCTCTACTACATGCACCGGCGCGACCCGGCCGTGCCGCTCGCGGAGTCGGTGGGCACGATGGCCGAACTGGTGCAGGAGGGCAAGGTGCGCCACCTGGGGCTCAGTGAGGTCACCGGCTCCGAACTGCGCGAGGCGTACGAGGTGCACCCGATCGCGGCGCTCCAGTCGGAGTGGTCGCTGTTCAGCCGGGACGTGGAGCGCACGGCGGTGGGCGCGGCGGCGGAGCTGGGCGTGGCCTTCGTGCCGTACTCCCCGCTCGGCCGCGGTTTCCTGACCGGCTCGTTCGCGGACGCGGCGGCCGACCTGTCGGCGGCGGACTTCCGCCGCTTCCAGCCCCGGTTCACCGGTGACAACGCCAAGGCCAACGCGGCGCTGCTGGCGCCGGTGCGGGAGATCGCGCAGGCGCACGGGGCGACCCCGGCGCAGATCGCGCTGGCCTGGGTGCAGCAGCGGGCGCAGGTGCACGGGCTGACGGTGGTCCCGATCCCGGGCACCCGCAAGACCAACCGCCTCGCGGAGAACACCGCCGCGACCCGGATCACCCTGACGCCGGCGGAGCTGGAGCTGCTGGAGCCGATCGCCGGGCAGGTCGCGGGCGACCGCTACCCCGACATGACCTGGACGTCCGCGGGCCGCGAGGGCTGA
- a CDS encoding DUF4429 domain-containing protein, giving the protein MCRMGDVLAGNHAVWEFDSDSVLIRFARGLRTPRLWNALGARRIPFEALSGVTVSAAGSGGKRDAVVLRAVPRTGADPLMEAAAGQLRDVCDPYRLVLPGDRGGQAAEFADAVRARLGPEADEPAQRFLVRVPEPPLQLKAYDARLAFDGSAVTFHWSRTGATSSKWKAGDQRYPLTALTGVEWSTPERPGGHLRLLLRDAPADPRPDHDLATAVFAVGAGSVHESLPFAAAVLAALRGRTPVASVPAARTDERLHHLGELYGAGLLTDAEYCALRDRFAAEA; this is encoded by the coding sequence ATGTGCCGCATGGGTGACGTACTGGCCGGAAATCATGCCGTCTGGGAGTTCGACTCGGACTCGGTGCTCATCCGCTTCGCACGGGGGCTGCGAACGCCACGTCTCTGGAACGCTCTGGGGGCGCGGCGGATCCCTTTCGAGGCGTTGTCGGGGGTGACCGTGAGCGCGGCCGGATCCGGGGGGAAACGGGACGCGGTGGTTCTGCGTGCCGTGCCGCGGACGGGCGCCGATCCGCTGATGGAGGCCGCCGCCGGGCAGCTCCGGGACGTCTGCGATCCGTACCGGCTGGTCCTGCCGGGCGACCGGGGCGGGCAGGCGGCCGAGTTCGCCGATGCCGTACGGGCCCGGCTGGGCCCGGAGGCCGACGAGCCCGCGCAGCGGTTCCTCGTCCGGGTGCCGGAGCCGCCGCTCCAGCTGAAGGCGTACGACGCGCGGCTCGCCTTCGACGGCTCTGCCGTCACCTTCCACTGGTCGCGCACGGGGGCCACGAGCTCCAAGTGGAAGGCGGGCGACCAGCGTTACCCGCTGACCGCGCTGACCGGCGTCGAGTGGAGCACGCCGGAGCGCCCGGGCGGCCACCTGCGGCTCCTGCTGCGGGACGCGCCCGCCGATCCGCGGCCCGACCACGATCTGGCGACCGCGGTGTTCGCCGTCGGGGCCGGGTCGGTGCACGAGTCGCTGCCGTTCGCGGCGGCCGTCCTCGCCGCCCTGCGCGGCCGCACCCCGGTGGCCTCGGTCCCGGCGGCCCGTACGGACGAACGGCTGCACCATCTGGGCGAGTTGTACGGCGCGGGCCTGCTGACGGACGCGGAGTACTGCGCACTGCGCGACCGCTTCGCCGCCGAAGCCTGA
- a CDS encoding alpha/beta hydrolase: protein MVFLMLATTGWTAVHRPDAGTTLRSAALASWASARIDGRPVPAADAPVRTVARFFAGLDGAQRARLTDGYPLVVGNLDGAPAALRYRANLRGLELAQRAEEARSRDVSLTPADRATAGRRAHRFESLAEPGRQILAFDPTGGGRVAEVFGDLDRADRISVVVPGVDTDVLTFERTQRRLIAPAGMAQSLYEAQRAQAPRSRTAVIAWAGYTAPTGVGMDAATGRMAVDGAVRLESLTAGLPGDASVALFCHSYGSVVCGVAAHALPRSVTDVVVAGSPGMRAGSVADLHTSARVWATRDSGDWIADVPHLEVGGVGHGADPVSPDFGSRLLSSAGAKLHTGYFEPGTGSLDNFAKIGTGAFGSLTCATGDDACRRGISGTDGD, encoded by the coding sequence GTGGTCTTCCTCATGCTGGCGACCACCGGCTGGACCGCGGTGCACCGCCCCGACGCCGGGACCACGCTGCGGAGCGCCGCCCTCGCCTCCTGGGCATCGGCCCGGATCGACGGCCGCCCGGTGCCGGCCGCCGACGCCCCCGTACGGACGGTGGCCCGGTTCTTCGCCGGCCTCGACGGAGCCCAGCGGGCCCGGCTCACCGACGGGTACCCCCTGGTCGTCGGCAACCTCGACGGGGCGCCCGCCGCCCTGCGCTACCGGGCCAACCTGCGCGGCCTGGAACTGGCGCAGCGGGCGGAGGAGGCCCGCAGCCGGGACGTCAGCCTGACCCCGGCCGACCGCGCCACGGCCGGCCGGCGCGCCCACCGCTTCGAGTCCCTGGCCGAGCCGGGCCGGCAGATCCTCGCCTTCGACCCGACCGGCGGCGGCCGCGTCGCCGAGGTGTTCGGCGACCTCGACCGGGCGGACCGGATCTCGGTGGTCGTCCCCGGCGTCGACACCGACGTGCTCACCTTCGAGCGCACGCAGCGCCGCCTCATCGCCCCCGCCGGCATGGCGCAGTCGCTGTACGAGGCCCAGCGCGCGCAGGCTCCGCGCAGCCGCACCGCGGTCATCGCCTGGGCCGGCTACACCGCGCCGACCGGGGTCGGCATGGACGCGGCCACCGGCCGGATGGCGGTGGACGGGGCCGTACGACTGGAGTCCCTGACGGCGGGACTGCCCGGGGACGCGAGCGTGGCGCTGTTCTGCCACAGCTACGGCTCGGTGGTGTGCGGGGTCGCCGCGCACGCGCTGCCGCGGTCGGTGACGGACGTGGTGGTGGCCGGCAGCCCGGGCATGCGCGCGGGCTCGGTGGCCGACCTGCACACCTCGGCCCGGGTCTGGGCCACGCGGGACTCCGGCGACTGGATCGCGGACGTGCCGCACCTGGAGGTCGGCGGGGTGGGCCACGGGGCGGACCCGGTGTCCCCGGACTTCGGTTCGCGGCTGCTGTCCTCGGCCGGGGCCAAGCTCCACACCGGCTACTTCGAGCCAGGTACCGGATCCCTGGACAACTTCGCCAAAATCGGAACCGGTGCGTTCGGTTCCCTTACCTGTGCGACCGGTGACGATGCCTGCCGGCGTGGAATTTCCGGGACAGACGGGGACTGA
- a CDS encoding TetR/AcrR family transcriptional regulator: MTDERPAPAPAPGLRERKKRRTRDALLRAALLLFVAQGYEHTTVDEITDAVDVSQRTFFRYFANKEEVAFAVQDLVESHFVAALRARPASEGPLEALRRAVLDAWDTLDEALSDVVPVDLYMRTYQLIESTPALLAVHLRRSTELEERIARLIAEREGLDVDADPRPRVAVAAVSGVMRVTGRLWGQGEDASVASIRRMTEACLDQIGPALAARWR, translated from the coding sequence ATGACCGACGAGCGGCCGGCTCCGGCACCGGCGCCCGGACTGCGCGAACGCAAGAAGCGGCGCACCCGTGACGCACTGCTGCGCGCCGCCCTCCTCCTCTTCGTCGCGCAGGGGTACGAGCACACCACCGTCGACGAGATCACCGACGCCGTGGACGTCTCCCAGCGCACCTTCTTCCGGTACTTCGCCAACAAGGAGGAGGTCGCCTTCGCCGTCCAGGACCTGGTCGAGTCGCACTTCGTCGCCGCGCTGCGCGCCCGGCCGGCCTCCGAGGGCCCGCTCGAAGCCCTGCGCCGCGCGGTGCTCGACGCCTGGGACACCCTCGACGAGGCCCTGTCCGACGTGGTGCCGGTCGACCTCTACATGCGTACGTACCAGCTCATCGAGTCGACCCCGGCGCTGCTCGCCGTGCACCTGCGCCGCTCCACGGAGCTGGAGGAGCGGATCGCCCGGCTGATCGCCGAGCGTGAGGGGCTGGACGTGGACGCCGACCCGCGGCCCCGGGTGGCGGTCGCCGCGGTCTCGGGGGTGATGAGGGTCACGGGGCGGCTGTGGGGGCAGGGCGAGGACGCCAGCGTGGCCTCGATCCGCCGGATGACCGAGGCCTGCCTTGACCAGATCGGCCCGGCGCTCGCCGCGCGCTGGCGCTGA